One genomic segment of Hordeum vulgare subsp. vulgare chromosome 2H, MorexV3_pseudomolecules_assembly, whole genome shotgun sequence includes these proteins:
- the LOC123424786 gene encoding potassium transporter 7, translating to MDEEIGAAARQGQWKYHKALSLLAFQSFGVVYGDLSTSPLYVFKSALSGLDDYSDEATVFGLFSLIFWTLTLIPLLKYVIIVLAADDNGEGGTFALYSLLCRHAKMSLLPNQQAADEELSTYYQPGVDRTAMSSPFKRFLEKHKKLRTCLLLFVLFGACMVIGDGVLTPTISVLAALSGLQDKDTGGLGNGWVVLIACVVLVGLFALQHRGTHRVAFVFAPIVVLWLLSIGIIGLYNIIRWNPRVCLALSPHYIVKFFKITGRDGWISLGGVLLAVTGTEAMFADLGHFTAASIRLAFVGVIYPCLVLQYMGQAAFLSKNMDAVHDSFYLSIPRTVFWPMFVLASLAAIVGSQSIISATFSIVKQCLSLGCFPRVKVVHTSRWIYGQIYIPEINWILMCLCLAVTIGFRDINIIGNAYGLACITVMFVTTWLMALVIIFVWKKNIMLALLFLIFFGSIEGAYLSASFIKVPQGGWTPIALAFVFMFIMYVWHYGTRRKYLFDLQNKVSMKWILTLGPSLGIVRVPGIGLIYTELVTGVPAIFSHFVTNLPAFHQILVFVCVKSVPVPYVPADERYLIGRIGPRQYRMYRCIVRYGYKDVQKDDENFENHLVMSIAKFIQMEAEEAASSRSYESSNEGRMAVIHTTDATGTGLVMRDSNEGTSLTRSSKSETLQSLQSIYEQESGSLSRRRVRFQIAEEEQVNPQVRDELSDLLEAKEAGVAYIIGHSYVKARKNSNFLKSFAIDYAYSFLRKNCRGPSVTLHIPHISLIEVGMIYYV from the exons ATGGACGAGGAGATCGGCGCCGCCGCGCGGCAG GGCCAGTGGAAATATCACAAAGCTCTCTCCCTACTAGCGTTTCAGAGCTTTGGTGTGGTGTATGGAGACCTGAGTACGTCGCCTCTCTATGTATTCAAAAGCGCACTGTCTGGACTGGATGATTACAGTGATGAGGCGACTGTCTTTGGATTGTTTTCACTGATATTTTGGACCTTGACACTCATTCCTTTGCTCAAGTACGTCATAATTGTCTTGGCTGCTGACGATAATGGCGAGG GTGGGACATTTGCTTTGTATTCACTACTCTGCAGGCATGCAAAGATGAGTCTGCTTCCAAACCAACAAGCTGCAGATGAAGAGCTGTCAACATACTATCAGCCTGGGGTTGATCGTACTGCTATGTCATCTCCATTCAAAAGGTTTCTAGAGAAGCACAAGAAGCTGCGGACATGTTTGCTTCTTTTTGTTCTGTTTGGAGCATGCATGGTGATAGGTGATGGCGTCCTTACACCCACCATCTCTG TTTTGGCTGCCTTGTCAGGATTACAAGACAAGGACACAGGTGGATTAGGAAACG GTTGGGTAGTACTCATTGCATGTGTTGTGCTTGTTGGCCTCTTTGCGCTACAACACCGAGGTACTCATAGGGTGGCATTTGTGTTTGCCCCCATTGTTGTACTTTGGCTCTTGAGCATTGGTATCATTGGTCTCTATAATATCATCCGCTGGAATCCCAGAGTTTGTCTTGCTCTTTCCCCGCATTATATTGTGAAGTTTTTCAAGATAACAGGAAGAGATGGTTGGATTTCTCTAGGAGGAGTGCTTCTTGCTGTGACAG GCACTGAAGCTATGTTTGCCGATCTTGGCCACTTCACTGCTGCATCCATCAGG CTGGCTTTTGTTGGTGTCATATATCCCTGTCTTGTTCTGCAATACATGGGGCAGGCTGCGTTTCTTTCCAAGAACATGGATGCTGTACATGACAGTTTTTACCTATCAATCCCAC GTACTGTGTTTTGGCCCATGTTTGTCCTGGCATCTCTTGCTGCAATTGTGGGCAGCCAATCAATTATATCTGCAACCTTCTCTATTGTCAAGCAGTGCCTTTCTTTGGGATGCTTTCCACGGGTGAAAGTTGTGCATACATCAAGGTGGATCTATGGCCAGATTTACATACCTGAGATAAATTGGATTCTGATGTGCCTTTGTTTAGCTGTGACAATTGGCTTCCGTGACATAAACATTATAGGAAATGCTTATG gTCTTGCGTGCATCACTGTGATGTTTGTTACGACATGGCTGATGGCACTGGTCATCATATTTGTGTGGAAAAAGAATATcatgcttgccttgttgttccTCATATTCTTCGGGTCAATCGAGGGTGCGTATCTGTCTGCATCATTCATAAAGGTTCCTCAGGGAGGATGGACTCCGATTGCGCTTGCTTTCGtgttcatgttcatcatgtatgTGTGGCACTACGGCACGCGGCGCAAGTACCTGTTTGATCTCCAAAACAAGGTTTCAATGAAATGGATCCTTACACTTGGCCCGAGCCTTGGAATCGTGCGTGTGCCTGGAATCGGCCTCATCTACACAGAGCTAGTGACTGGGGTGCCTGCCATCTTCTCACATTTCGTCACCAACCTGCCTGCATTTCACCAGATTTTGGTCTTCGTCTGCGTGAAGTCTGTGCCAGTGCCCTATGTTCCAGCTGATGAGCGGTACCTCATCGGGCGCATCGGACCCAGGCAGTACCGGATGTACCGGTGCATTGTGAGATATGGTTATAAGGATGTGCAGAAAGACGACGAGAACTTCGAGAACCACCTGGTTATGAGCATTGCCAAGTTCATCCAAATGGAAGCGGAGGAAGCCGCCTCTTCTAGAAGCTATGAGTCATCGAATGAAGGAAGAATGGCGGTCATACACACCACTGACGCAACTGGAACCGGGCTGGTCATGAGAGACTCCAACGAAGGCACCTCCCTGACCAGGAGCAGCAAGTCGGAGACCCTCCAGAGCCTGCAGTCCATCTACGAGCAGGAGTCGGGCAGCCTGAGCCGCCGAAGGGTCCGTTTCCAGATCGCCGAGGAGGAGCAGGTCAACCCGCAGGTGCGTGACGAGCTGTCggacctcttggaggcgaaggaggccggcGTGGCGTACATCATTGGCCACTCCTACGTGAAGGCGAGGAAGAACTCCAACTTCTTGAAGTCGTTCGCCATCGACTACGCCTACTCGTTCCTTCGCAAGAACTGCAGGGGCCCATCGGTGACGCTGCACATACCCCACATCAGCCTCATCGAGGTCGGCATGATCTACTACGTTTAG